Proteins from a single region of Prosthecobacter vanneervenii:
- a CDS encoding MFS transporter — translation MSSSARPTAVRHQILATATIVAFLMYLDRICLADIIGSSSFKQEIQLNANQSDWVKLVFFWAYALFQVPAGWLSDRFSSRMLITIYIATWSVFTAVTSFATGFWTLLLARLFCGLAEAGYYPAGSSLVTRWAHVGARGFASSAISWGGRVGGAVAPGLTASVIIMSGNWRYAGWLYGGAGILVAWWYWRVFRDHPREHPGCNAAEINLLAEGRGDFQPAKNPPKRFPLAAACRSVNLWNANAVQFFTNIGWAFLILYLSDYLKVVMHVAEKDASWITTGALSIGILALPLGGTLTDALSRRLGKRLGRMLPMSVTKFAAAACYPLALWTDSPWGMAFAFGLVTFFADFGLPAMWTTMQDISGKHQAQLFGWSNMWGNVGAGLMTLMFRHVVNLFDTNHDYHEGVWMCAGAFVLAGVFALFVNAEKPVIRESA, via the coding sequence ATGTCCTCTTCTGCACGCCCCACCGCCGTCCGTCATCAGATCCTCGCCACGGCAACGATCGTGGCTTTTCTCATGTATCTGGACCGCATCTGCCTGGCGGACATCATCGGATCTTCATCCTTCAAGCAGGAGATTCAGCTCAACGCCAACCAATCTGACTGGGTTAAGCTCGTCTTCTTCTGGGCCTATGCACTTTTTCAAGTGCCCGCAGGTTGGCTAAGTGATCGCTTCAGCAGCCGCATGCTTATCACGATCTACATTGCCACGTGGTCGGTCTTCACAGCAGTTACCAGCTTCGCCACCGGATTCTGGACATTGCTCCTTGCCAGACTGTTTTGCGGCCTAGCAGAGGCGGGTTACTATCCGGCTGGCAGCAGCTTGGTCACACGCTGGGCTCACGTCGGGGCGCGTGGATTCGCTAGCAGTGCAATTTCTTGGGGCGGACGCGTTGGCGGCGCTGTAGCACCGGGCTTAACGGCTTCCGTGATCATCATGTCTGGCAACTGGCGCTATGCAGGTTGGCTATACGGAGGTGCTGGCATCCTAGTAGCCTGGTGGTACTGGCGTGTGTTTCGTGACCACCCCCGCGAACACCCGGGTTGCAATGCAGCAGAGATCAACCTGCTTGCAGAAGGTCGTGGCGACTTTCAGCCTGCAAAAAATCCCCCGAAGCGCTTCCCTCTGGCTGCCGCGTGCCGCAGTGTGAACCTCTGGAATGCCAATGCAGTTCAGTTCTTCACGAATATCGGCTGGGCTTTTCTCATTTTATATCTCTCCGATTATTTAAAGGTCGTCATGCACGTGGCTGAAAAAGACGCGAGTTGGATTACCACAGGTGCGCTTTCCATCGGCATTCTGGCCCTGCCGCTGGGGGGGACACTAACGGATGCGCTCTCAAGACGTTTGGGGAAGAGGCTAGGCCGCATGCTGCCAATGTCAGTCACTAAATTCGCAGCTGCAGCCTGCTACCCGTTGGCATTATGGACTGATTCGCCTTGGGGTATGGCCTTCGCCTTTGGTCTTGTCACCTTCTTTGCCGACTTCGGCCTGCCCGCGATGTGGACGACGATGCAGGACATCAGCGGCAAGCATCAGGCACAGCTCTTTGGCTGGTCCAACATGTGGGGCAACGTAGGCGCTGGCCTCATGACTCTGATGTTCCGGCATGTGGTGAACTTGTTCGACACCAACCACGACTACCACGAAGGCGTGTGGATGTGCGCAGGGGCCTTTGTCCTCGCAGGCGTGTTTGCGCTGTTTGTAAACGCAGAAAAACCCGTGATCCGCGAGTCCGCCTAG
- a CDS encoding Gfo/Idh/MocA family protein gives MQNHPNQTTRRTFIRGTVAGAAGLVASRAYSAPIGANGDVRVAVIGFNGRGAGHIKSLEEIKGVRIVALCDVDANVLAKGVANQAKKNNTVTAYTDYRKLMLDPEVDAVTIATPNHTHTLIAMTAMQHGKHVYVEKPVCHNIWEGRQLVNAAEKVAKKGIVVQHGMQRRSSPGWAEATAWVKEGHIGKVTLSRGVNYKSRISTGLAGAPIDPKDGMIKGTFHDLRNVKTDPAGAPQEVDVDYKLWAGPRGMQPVHRTQFHYDWHWQWAFGNGDIGNQGPHQLDVGRWALGDPELLPKRVMSFGGRWGYKDDGETANNQMAFWAYEPAPLLFDNRGLPLKDMDWKQEPVFRVNGKTAAARVGNVIHCEGGYVIEAKAYDNEGNTVKKFDNFNDGADHMLNFINSVRAGKLINPNLHVAHGFHAASLAHLANISYRLGKAASVEEVRERLKNDKAGLETYEHFVKNLEDNKIDLNVDKISAGPWLEFDPVSEKFVGEFAEEANKLATENYVEEFKLPEI, from the coding sequence ATGCAAAACCATCCAAACCAAACCACCCGCCGAACTTTCATTCGCGGCACTGTGGCCGGCGCCGCCGGTCTTGTCGCATCCCGAGCCTACTCCGCACCGATCGGTGCCAATGGTGACGTTCGAGTCGCCGTCATCGGCTTCAACGGCCGTGGTGCAGGTCACATCAAGAGCCTGGAGGAAATCAAGGGCGTGCGCATCGTGGCCCTCTGCGACGTGGATGCCAATGTGCTGGCCAAGGGCGTGGCCAATCAGGCCAAGAAAAACAACACCGTCACGGCCTATACCGACTATCGCAAGCTCATGCTGGACCCGGAAGTGGACGCGGTGACGATCGCCACGCCGAACCACACGCACACCCTTATTGCCATGACGGCCATGCAGCATGGCAAGCACGTCTATGTGGAAAAGCCCGTGTGCCACAACATCTGGGAAGGCCGTCAGCTGGTGAATGCCGCTGAGAAGGTGGCCAAGAAGGGCATCGTGGTGCAGCACGGCATGCAGCGCCGCTCCAGCCCCGGCTGGGCGGAGGCCACGGCGTGGGTGAAGGAAGGCCATATCGGCAAGGTGACGCTCTCCCGCGGCGTGAACTACAAGTCCCGTATCTCCACCGGCCTGGCAGGAGCGCCGATCGACCCCAAGGACGGCATGATCAAGGGCACCTTCCATGATCTGCGCAACGTGAAGACCGACCCCGCCGGAGCTCCCCAGGAAGTGGATGTGGACTACAAGCTCTGGGCCGGACCGCGCGGCATGCAGCCGGTGCACCGCACCCAGTTCCACTATGACTGGCATTGGCAGTGGGCCTTTGGCAACGGCGACATCGGCAACCAAGGACCGCATCAGCTCGACGTGGGCCGCTGGGCGCTCGGAGATCCTGAACTGCTGCCCAAGCGCGTGATGAGCTTCGGCGGCCGCTGGGGCTACAAAGATGATGGCGAAACCGCCAACAACCAGATGGCTTTCTGGGCCTACGAGCCTGCTCCGCTGCTCTTTGACAACCGCGGCCTTCCTCTGAAGGACATGGACTGGAAGCAGGAGCCTGTCTTCCGTGTGAACGGCAAGACCGCTGCGGCACGCGTGGGCAACGTCATCCACTGCGAAGGCGGCTACGTCATCGAAGCCAAGGCCTATGACAACGAGGGCAACACCGTCAAGAAGTTCGACAACTTCAACGACGGCGCCGACCACATGCTGAACTTCATCAATTCCGTGCGTGCCGGCAAGCTCATCAACCCGAACCTGCATGTCGCCCACGGCTTCCACGCCGCTTCGCTTGCTCATCTGGCAAACATTTCCTACCGCCTGGGCAAGGCCGCGAGCGTCGAGGAAGTGCGCGAGCGCCTCAAGAACGACAAGGCCGGTCTGGAAACCTACGAGCACTTCGTGAAGAACCTCGAGGACAACAAGATCGACCTCAACGTGGACAAGATCAGCGCCGGCCCCTGGCTGGAGTTTGACCCGGTCTCCGAGAAGTTCGTCGGCGAGTTTGCCGAAGAGGCCAATAAGCTGGCGACGGAGAACTACGTGGAAGAGTTCAAGCTGCCGGAAATCTAA
- a CDS encoding DUF4870 domain-containing protein — MSRGSLLQPWTATSPSAVTQDEKILGIVMHALCLAGFPILGPLIVWLIKKNESSYLDIQGRELPSSLLCFIFIRVALLFAIGEPLWC, encoded by the coding sequence TTGAGCCGTGGTAGTCTCCTGCAGCCATGGACCGCCACCTCCCCTTCCGCAGTCACGCAGGATGAAAAAATCCTCGGCATCGTGATGCATGCTCTCTGCCTGGCAGGCTTTCCCATTCTGGGGCCTCTCATCGTCTGGCTGATCAAGAAGAATGAAAGCAGCTATCTCGACATCCAGGGACGTGAGCTGCCGAGCTCCCTGCTCTGCTTCATCTTCATACGTGTGGCTCTGCTTTTTGCGATTGGGGAGCCACTGTGGTGCTGA
- a CDS encoding prenyltransferase/squalene oxidase repeat-containing protein: protein MMDALDRAIGSTQAHLDALRTADGHWEGRLSSSALSTATALVALTLVDRHAHAAPIAAGARWLCTHQNAQGGWGDTTLSKSNLSTTLLCWSALHLWSAGSEEQSRAAAPSIQQASGWIITQTGSLAPEVIARAVISRYGKDKTFSVPILMLCCLCGTLGERPWRHVLPLPFELAALPRTWFGAIGLPVVSYALPALIAIGYTRFKNNPPAWWNPLRWVRALAWPRIRPMLKDLQPSSGGYLEATPLTSFVTMALAGGGQLDHPCIPQAVDFLIRSKREDGSWPIDTNLATWGTTLSLRSLEQPDVQPELRTWLQAQQYRVVHPFTNAPPGGWAWTDLPGGVPDADDTSSALIALKKIGHPCDAAIQQGITWLLNLQNRDGGIPTFCRGWGTLPFDRSTPEITAHALGAWWSWHEELPTEMQLRIGKATQQALAYLKRVQLSDGSWIPLWFGNEHTHDENNPVYGTAQVVNHLSGSTHLSTLFEGLIQSGRKFLLTSQKADGSFGGDTQSPPSIEETAVALRALCSAGAAVRAQVQAASSWLVAATQNGTVFPPSPIGLYFARLWYHEQLYPVVWTLEALQAAKEVLDQ from the coding sequence ATGATGGACGCCCTCGACCGCGCCATCGGCAGCACGCAGGCGCATCTGGATGCGCTGCGCACCGCCGACGGCCACTGGGAGGGCCGTCTTTCCAGCAGCGCACTCTCCACCGCCACGGCTCTCGTGGCGCTGACCTTGGTGGATCGCCATGCGCATGCAGCGCCCATCGCTGCTGGCGCGCGGTGGCTTTGCACCCACCAAAACGCCCAAGGCGGATGGGGAGACACCACACTGAGCAAGAGCAACCTCTCCACCACGCTGCTGTGCTGGAGTGCCCTGCATCTGTGGAGTGCCGGATCGGAGGAGCAGAGTCGGGCCGCGGCACCGAGCATTCAACAGGCCAGTGGCTGGATCATCACACAGACGGGCTCCCTGGCGCCCGAGGTCATCGCCCGGGCCGTCATTTCCCGCTACGGCAAGGACAAGACTTTTTCCGTGCCAATCCTCATGCTATGCTGCCTCTGCGGCACCTTGGGAGAGCGGCCATGGCGGCATGTGCTGCCGCTGCCGTTTGAGCTGGCCGCGCTGCCGAGGACATGGTTTGGCGCCATCGGGCTGCCAGTGGTCAGCTATGCGCTGCCGGCGCTCATCGCCATCGGTTATACCCGATTTAAAAACAACCCGCCTGCTTGGTGGAATCCGCTGCGCTGGGTGCGTGCGCTGGCCTGGCCGCGCATCCGCCCCATGCTGAAGGATCTGCAGCCCTCCAGCGGCGGCTATCTGGAGGCCACGCCGCTCACCAGTTTTGTCACCATGGCGCTGGCCGGCGGCGGGCAGCTGGACCATCCCTGCATCCCGCAGGCCGTCGATTTCCTCATCCGTTCCAAACGCGAGGACGGCAGCTGGCCCATCGACACCAATCTGGCCACGTGGGGGACGACTTTGTCTCTGCGGAGTCTGGAGCAGCCGGACGTGCAGCCCGAACTGCGCACATGGCTGCAGGCGCAGCAGTACCGGGTGGTTCATCCTTTCACGAATGCCCCGCCCGGAGGCTGGGCCTGGACGGATCTGCCCGGCGGCGTACCGGACGCGGATGACACCTCCAGCGCGCTGATCGCCCTCAAAAAGATCGGCCACCCCTGCGATGCCGCCATCCAGCAGGGAATCACCTGGCTGCTGAATCTGCAGAACCGCGACGGCGGCATCCCCACCTTCTGCCGTGGCTGGGGTACGTTGCCATTTGACCGCAGCACACCTGAGATCACCGCGCATGCGCTGGGTGCCTGGTGGAGCTGGCACGAGGAGCTGCCGACCGAAATGCAGCTGCGCATTGGCAAAGCCACCCAGCAGGCACTCGCCTACCTGAAGCGTGTGCAGTTGTCGGACGGCTCATGGATTCCACTTTGGTTTGGTAACGAACACACTCACGACGAGAACAACCCCGTGTATGGCACGGCGCAGGTGGTGAATCATCTCAGCGGCAGCACTCATCTGAGCACGCTTTTTGAGGGCTTGATCCAGAGCGGCAGGAAATTCCTGCTGACGTCACAGAAAGCAGACGGCTCCTTTGGCGGAGATACTCAATCACCCCCCAGCATCGAAGAAACAGCCGTGGCCCTGAGGGCTCTTTGCAGTGCCGGGGCCGCCGTCCGAGCCCAGGTGCAAGCTGCATCTTCATGGCTGGTGGCCGCCACACAAAACGGCACCGTCTTTCCCCCGTCTCCCATCGGCCTTTATTTCGCACGGCTCTGGTATCATGAGCAGCTATATCCCGTGGTTTGGACCTTGGAGGCCCTGCAAGCGGCCAAAGAGGTTCTGGACCAATGA
- a CDS encoding DNA-binding protein: MHNSPEKTRNAYCQLVEVNGMRNTEFEDERRPPNPPLHSEKIVTDRKIFFLDLKENDRGKFIKITEDVRGRRDTIILPIDAAQEFMDAMMRTLDAAGVDE, encoded by the coding sequence ATTCATAATTCACCCGAAAAAACCAGAAACGCGTATTGTCAGTTAGTGGAGGTCAATGGCATGAGGAACACAGAATTTGAAGACGAGCGGCGCCCGCCAAATCCGCCGCTGCATTCGGAGAAGATTGTCACAGACCGGAAGATCTTCTTCCTCGATCTCAAAGAAAACGACCGGGGCAAGTTCATCAAGATCACGGAAGATGTGCGCGGCCGCCGCGACACGATCATTCTTCCGATCGACGCCGCGCAGGAGTTCATGGATGCGATGATGCGCACCCTGGACGCTGCGGGTGTGGATGAGTGA